One Apis cerana isolate GH-2021 linkage group LG15, AcerK_1.0, whole genome shotgun sequence DNA window includes the following coding sequences:
- the LOC114576807 gene encoding uncharacterized protein DDB_G0287625 isoform X1 has translation MNTYVKPPDPLSDNGDITQNWKQWKKDFMIFMNVSNSMDKPKEQQAYLLRSCIGKIGQNAIEKVVSTNLKEKDDMNILLAKLDKYFCPSKNEVIERYNFFNSRKKKDESIETYITQLKIKAKTCNFGKLTDSLIRDKIIMEINDKHLKTKIFNTENLNLLILIQIFNEHQNLQKKKEENKKKNDIKSDNASFKNTPNVVKNIDEKTNSSNNNEKSINMQNKRNCRKCNRRHPIKACPAWGLKCEKCGIYNHYTNCCPTQFNEKKEQKSNITGNMNLQKENLQIPSAPPLLHIDSRQIYPHLDHIKMCQETMNVYNQHTIPSTQPNSWSWIENKHKITNENLQNNNISSPPISNMNTGYENNMEVPELKQKSISGTNKNDTFENKCRIS, from the exons ATGAATACATATGTAAAACCTCCTGATCCTTTATCTGATAATGGAGATATTACTCAAAATTGGAAGCAATGGAAGaaagattttatgatatttatgaatgTAAGTAATTCGATGGATAAACCAAAAGAACAACAAGCTTATCTTTTAAGAAGTTGTATAGGAAAAATTGGTCAAAATGCTATAGAAAAAGTTGTTTCAAccaatttgaaagaaaaagatgatatgaatatattattagcaaaacttgataaatatttttgtccttctaaaaatgaagttattgaaagatataacttctttaattcaagaaaaaaaaaagatgaatctATTGAAACTTATATCACTCAATTGAAA attaaagcAAAAACTTGTAACTTTGGAAAACTGACAGACAGTTTaattagagataaaataattatggaaattaatgataaacatctgaaaacaaaaatttttaatacagaaaatctcaatttattaatattaatacaaatttttaatgagcatcaaaatttacaaaaaaaaaaagaagaaaacaagaaaaaaaatgatataaaaagtgataatgcatcttttaaaaatacacctaatgttgttaaaaatattgatgaaaagACTAATagttcaaataataatgaaaaatcaataaacatgcaaaataaaagaaattgtagaaaatgtAATCGAAGACATCCTATAAAAGCTTGTCCTGCTTGGGGtttgaaatgtgaaaaatgtGGCATATACAATCATTATACTAATTGTTGTCCAActcaatttaatgaaaaaaaagaa caaaaatcaaatattactggtaatatgaatttacaaaaagaaaatttacag ATTCCTAGTGCTCCACCACTTTTGCATATTGATTCCAGACAGATTTACCCACATTTAgatcatataaaaatgtgtCAAGAAACAatg aacgtATATAATCAACATACAATTCCATCGACACAGCCAAATTCATGGTCATGGATAgagaataaacataaaattactaacgaaaatttacaaaataataatatttcatcg cctccaatatcaaatatgaatactggatatgaaaataatatggaaGTTCctgaattaaaacaaaaaagcaTTAGTGGcactaataaaaatgatacttttgaaaataaatgtcgaatatcatag
- the LOC114576807 gene encoding uncharacterized protein LOC114576807 isoform X2, whose product MNTYVKPPDPLSDNGDITQNWKQWKKDFMIFMNVSNSMDKPKEQQAYLLRSCIGKIGQNAIEKVVSTNLKEKDDMNILLAKLDKYFCPSKNEVIERYNFFNSRKKKDESIETYITQLKIKAKTCNFGKLTDSLIRDKIIMEINDKHLKTKIFNTENLNLLILIQIFNEHQNLQKKKEENKKKNDIKSDNASFKNTPNVVKNIDEKTNSSNNNEKSINMQNKRNCRKCNRRHPIKACPAWGLKCEKCGIYNHYTNCCPTQFNEKKEIPSAPPLLHIDSRQIYPHLDHIKMCQETMNVYNQHTIPSTQPNSWSWIENKHKITNENLQNNNISSPPISNMNTGYENNMEVPELKQKSISGTNKNDTFENKCRIS is encoded by the exons ATGAATACATATGTAAAACCTCCTGATCCTTTATCTGATAATGGAGATATTACTCAAAATTGGAAGCAATGGAAGaaagattttatgatatttatgaatgTAAGTAATTCGATGGATAAACCAAAAGAACAACAAGCTTATCTTTTAAGAAGTTGTATAGGAAAAATTGGTCAAAATGCTATAGAAAAAGTTGTTTCAAccaatttgaaagaaaaagatgatatgaatatattattagcaaaacttgataaatatttttgtccttctaaaaatgaagttattgaaagatataacttctttaattcaagaaaaaaaaaagatgaatctATTGAAACTTATATCACTCAATTGAAA attaaagcAAAAACTTGTAACTTTGGAAAACTGACAGACAGTTTaattagagataaaataattatggaaattaatgataaacatctgaaaacaaaaatttttaatacagaaaatctcaatttattaatattaatacaaatttttaatgagcatcaaaatttacaaaaaaaaaaagaagaaaacaagaaaaaaaatgatataaaaagtgataatgcatcttttaaaaatacacctaatgttgttaaaaatattgatgaaaagACTAATagttcaaataataatgaaaaatcaataaacatgcaaaataaaagaaattgtagaaaatgtAATCGAAGACATCCTATAAAAGCTTGTCCTGCTTGGGGtttgaaatgtgaaaaatgtGGCATATACAATCATTATACTAATTGTTGTCCAActcaatttaatgaaaaaaaagaa ATTCCTAGTGCTCCACCACTTTTGCATATTGATTCCAGACAGATTTACCCACATTTAgatcatataaaaatgtgtCAAGAAACAatg aacgtATATAATCAACATACAATTCCATCGACACAGCCAAATTCATGGTCATGGATAgagaataaacataaaattactaacgaaaatttacaaaataataatatttcatcg cctccaatatcaaatatgaatactggatatgaaaataatatggaaGTTCctgaattaaaacaaaaaagcaTTAGTGGcactaataaaaatgatacttttgaaaataaatgtcgaatatcatag
- the LOC114576807 gene encoding asparagine-rich protein isoform X3 has protein sequence MNILLAKLDKYFCPSKNEVIERYNFFNSRKKKDESIETYITQLKIKAKTCNFGKLTDSLIRDKIIMEINDKHLKTKIFNTENLNLLILIQIFNEHQNLQKKKEENKKKNDIKSDNASFKNTPNVVKNIDEKTNSSNNNEKSINMQNKRNCRKCNRRHPIKACPAWGLKCEKCGIYNHYTNCCPTQFNEKKEQKSNITGNMNLQKENLQIPSAPPLLHIDSRQIYPHLDHIKMCQETMNVYNQHTIPSTQPNSWSWIENKHKITNENLQNNNISSPPISNMNTGYENNMEVPELKQKSISGTNKNDTFENKCRIS, from the exons atgaatatattattagcaaaacttgataaatatttttgtccttctaaaaatgaagttattgaaagatataacttctttaattcaagaaaaaaaaaagatgaatctATTGAAACTTATATCACTCAATTGAAA attaaagcAAAAACTTGTAACTTTGGAAAACTGACAGACAGTTTaattagagataaaataattatggaaattaatgataaacatctgaaaacaaaaatttttaatacagaaaatctcaatttattaatattaatacaaatttttaatgagcatcaaaatttacaaaaaaaaaaagaagaaaacaagaaaaaaaatgatataaaaagtgataatgcatcttttaaaaatacacctaatgttgttaaaaatattgatgaaaagACTAATagttcaaataataatgaaaaatcaataaacatgcaaaataaaagaaattgtagaaaatgtAATCGAAGACATCCTATAAAAGCTTGTCCTGCTTGGGGtttgaaatgtgaaaaatgtGGCATATACAATCATTATACTAATTGTTGTCCAActcaatttaatgaaaaaaaagaa caaaaatcaaatattactggtaatatgaatttacaaaaagaaaatttacag ATTCCTAGTGCTCCACCACTTTTGCATATTGATTCCAGACAGATTTACCCACATTTAgatcatataaaaatgtgtCAAGAAACAatg aacgtATATAATCAACATACAATTCCATCGACACAGCCAAATTCATGGTCATGGATAgagaataaacataaaattactaacgaaaatttacaaaataataatatttcatcg cctccaatatcaaatatgaatactggatatgaaaataatatggaaGTTCctgaattaaaacaaaaaagcaTTAGTGGcactaataaaaatgatacttttgaaaataaatgtcgaatatcatag